A single region of the Palaeococcus ferrophilus DSM 13482 genome encodes:
- a CDS encoding calcium/sodium antiporter, with amino-acid sequence MLVVVLTFIIGLALLIKGSDTFVESASRVAKGFGVSEFLIALVLASVATTLPEVTVSATAAFSGRPDMALGNGVGSAIANIALILGLCSLIMPLNVDEVAWRNSTFMVAVTLLAWLLMMDGTLSRLDGGVLIAIYLGFLYYLYKKHMTLEEVPESGGNPKREAVVMFLSGLVVVAGAKLVVNSAVIIARTLGVSETVIALTLVAIGTSLPELANSLTATLKKIPNISVGNVIGANILDILMVLGVSALIAPIPISAAYKTFVMPLTLLVMLLLTVSLRLNNRVGRKTGVVLLLLYAYFLYRAFPGG; translated from the coding sequence GTGCTCGTGGTAGTACTGACGTTCATAATCGGCCTTGCCCTTCTCATCAAGGGGAGCGACACCTTTGTGGAGTCGGCCTCGCGCGTGGCTAAAGGTTTCGGCGTTAGCGAGTTCCTCATAGCTCTAGTTCTTGCGAGCGTGGCCACCACCCTTCCGGAGGTCACGGTCTCCGCCACGGCCGCTTTCAGCGGTAGGCCGGATATGGCCCTTGGAAACGGTGTCGGTAGCGCCATAGCCAACATAGCCCTCATTCTTGGCCTGTGCTCCCTCATAATGCCCCTCAACGTTGACGAGGTCGCGTGGAGAAACTCCACCTTCATGGTCGCGGTTACACTTCTCGCGTGGCTTCTCATGATGGATGGAACCCTTTCGAGGCTCGATGGGGGAGTTCTCATAGCCATATACCTCGGTTTCCTCTACTACCTCTACAAAAAGCACATGACACTCGAGGAGGTTCCGGAGAGTGGGGGCAACCCCAAGAGGGAAGCTGTCGTGATGTTCCTCAGCGGCCTCGTGGTGGTGGCAGGAGCCAAGCTCGTCGTCAACAGCGCCGTGATCATAGCCAGAACCCTGGGGGTTTCCGAGACCGTTATCGCGCTCACCCTCGTGGCCATAGGAACCTCCCTCCCGGAGCTCGCCAACTCCCTGACGGCGACCCTCAAGAAGATACCGAACATAAGCGTTGGGAACGTTATAGGGGCCAACATCCTGGACATACTCATGGTTCTTGGTGTATCTGCCCTCATAGCGCCCATCCCCATTTCTGCCGCATACAAAACCTTCGTAATGCCCCTTACGCTGCTCGTAATGCTCCTCCTAACCGTTTCCCTGCGGCTCAACAACAGGGTCGGGAGAAAAACGGGAGTGGTGCTCCTTCTCCTCTACGCATACTTCCTCTACCGCGCCTTTCCGGGAGGATGA
- a CDS encoding TIGR00288 family NYN domain-containing protein translates to MKKTLFRIFRRGEERTGEEREERIPEKKVGLIVDGPNILRKEFGLKLEDVKAAIEKVGRLRIAKVVLNQYAPQGLIEAIVNQGFEPIIVAGDTDVRVAIEAMELIYTSDMEVIALATRDADFLPIVNEAKRVGKEVVVVGIEPGFSVALQNAADYVIKMEGIPQGEEG, encoded by the coding sequence ATGAAAAAGACCCTGTTCAGGATATTCCGTAGGGGAGAGGAGAGAACAGGCGAGGAGAGGGAGGAAAGGATACCCGAGAAGAAGGTGGGCCTCATAGTGGACGGTCCAAACATCCTCCGCAAGGAGTTCGGCCTCAAGCTCGAGGATGTGAAGGCGGCTATAGAGAAGGTGGGGAGACTGAGGATCGCCAAGGTTGTTCTGAACCAGTATGCCCCGCAGGGCCTCATAGAGGCCATAGTGAACCAGGGCTTTGAACCAATCATAGTGGCGGGCGATACAGACGTTAGGGTTGCCATAGAGGCAATGGAGCTTATATACACCTCCGACATGGAGGTCATAGCCCTGGCCACGCGTGACGCGGATTTCCTCCCCATAGTAAACGAGGCGAAGCGCGTTGGGAAGGAAGTGGTCGTCGTTGGCATCGAGCCCGGCTTTTCTGTGGCCCTTCAAAATGCAGCTGACTACGTCATAAAGATGGAAGGCATTCCCCAGGGGGAAGAAGGTTAA
- a CDS encoding TIGR00288 family NYN domain-containing protein, whose amino-acid sequence MPSNWERIMAITKEGVKSIATIKRRMSRGKKIALLIDGPNILRKEFGVKLEDIVEALEKIGNIRVAKVVLNQYAPQGLIEAVANQGFEPIIVPGETGVKLVVEAMREIYNPHIDVIAIATRNAEFLPLITKAKEKGKETVVIGVEPGFSSALKHSADYVILLTPQQGGRG is encoded by the coding sequence ATGCCCAGCAACTGGGAAAGGATTATGGCGATAACCAAAGAGGGAGTTAAGAGCATTGCGACGATTAAGCGGCGTATGAGCCGCGGTAAGAAGATTGCGCTCCTGATAGACGGCCCAAACATTCTACGCAAGGAGTTCGGCGTGAAGCTGGAGGACATAGTGGAGGCGCTTGAGAAGATAGGCAACATAAGGGTGGCCAAGGTTGTTTTGAACCAGTATGCCCCGCAGGGCCTCATAGAGGCGGTTGCCAACCAGGGCTTTGAGCCGATCATAGTTCCCGGCGAGACGGGGGTAAAACTCGTCGTGGAGGCCATGAGGGAGATATACAACCCCCACATAGACGTCATAGCCATCGCCACCAGAAACGCGGAGTTCCTCCCCCTAATAACGAAGGCCAAGGAGAAGGGAAAGGAAACGGTGGTGATAGGGGTTGAGCCGGGCTTCAGCTCCGCCCTCAAGCACAGCGCCGACTACGTAATACTCCTAACGCCTCAGCAGGGGGGTAGAGGATGA
- a CDS encoding ATP-dependent helicase, producing the protein MIRQAEREYSDEEIFSILSDPVREWFKRKFGTFTPPQRYAVLEIHRGENVLISSPTGSGKTLSAFLSAINELILFGKEGKLEDKIYVLYVSPLRALNNDIKRNLEGPLAEIKEVAKELGYDLPEIRVGIRTSDTSSYQKSKMVKKPPHILITTPESLAIALNAPKFSERLKTVKYVIIDEVHALAENKRGSHLALSIERLQEMAENEFVRIGLSATIHPLEEVAKFVFGFKDDGTPRPGLIVDVSFAKETEIRVESVVEDLIYTDAGTLSNALYNRLAELIRGHRTTLIFTNTRSGAERVAFNLKKRFPEFEGLIEAHHSSLSREVRLDVEEKLKRGELLCVVSSTSLELGIDIGTIDLVILIGSPKSVNRALQRIGRAGHRLHDVSKGVIIALDRDDLVEVTVLAHNARNRRLDRVKIPKNPLDVLVQHILGMAINRVWEVEEAYRLVRRAYPFHELPFEDFMSVLKYLSGGYEGLEDRKVYAKIWLEDGRFGKRGRMTRVIYYMNVGTIPDEAKIRVYTMDKNLIGTVEEEFAERLMPGDVFVLAGRTYEFMKSRGNRIYVIPREGAKPTIPAWFSEMLPLSFDLALDIQSFRREVKGILNRRDAVRRVMRKYGIDERAAKAIIAYFREQARYSTVPDDGTLLVEEVEKENAYEYFFHTLIGRRANDALSRAFAYAVGRWKGVNVGVAINDNGFLLRVPKEARLSEAEIGDLFEIEDFRALLIRALDNTELLKRRFRHVANRGLLILRRYVGRSKRLGRQQVMAVTLLRVLKEHYPDFPLLREVYREIIEDKMDVEKAELFLGWVRNGKIKVVFERNELPSPFSFNLEAIGSSDVVLMEDRREMIKRLHRKIMAMIGGKTPAN; encoded by the coding sequence ATGATACGGCAGGCCGAGAGGGAGTACAGCGATGAGGAAATATTCTCCATTTTGAGCGATCCTGTTAGGGAGTGGTTTAAGCGGAAGTTTGGAACCTTCACCCCGCCCCAGCGCTACGCCGTTCTCGAAATCCACAGGGGCGAGAACGTCCTCATCTCCTCTCCTACCGGCTCCGGAAAGACTCTCTCGGCTTTTCTCTCCGCCATAAACGAGCTGATTCTCTTCGGAAAGGAGGGAAAGCTTGAGGATAAAATCTACGTTCTCTACGTCTCACCGCTTAGAGCCTTGAACAACGACATCAAGAGGAACCTCGAGGGCCCGCTGGCTGAGATAAAGGAGGTTGCCAAGGAGCTCGGCTACGATCTGCCAGAGATAAGAGTCGGGATAAGGACGAGCGACACCTCAAGCTACCAGAAGAGCAAGATGGTGAAGAAGCCGCCTCACATACTCATAACCACTCCGGAGAGCCTTGCCATTGCCTTAAACGCCCCCAAATTCAGCGAGAGGCTGAAGACTGTGAAGTACGTTATCATTGACGAGGTTCACGCGCTGGCGGAAAACAAGCGCGGTTCCCACCTCGCGCTGAGCATAGAAAGGCTCCAGGAGATGGCCGAGAACGAGTTCGTCAGGATCGGCCTGAGCGCTACCATTCATCCGCTTGAAGAGGTTGCCAAGTTCGTCTTCGGCTTCAAAGACGACGGAACCCCAAGGCCTGGCCTCATAGTTGATGTCTCCTTCGCGAAGGAGACGGAGATAAGGGTCGAGAGCGTTGTGGAGGATTTAATCTACACTGACGCCGGAACTCTGAGTAATGCTCTCTACAACCGCCTTGCGGAGCTGATAAGGGGGCACCGGACGACGCTCATCTTCACCAACACGAGAAGCGGTGCCGAAAGGGTGGCCTTCAACCTTAAGAAGCGTTTTCCAGAGTTTGAGGGCCTGATAGAGGCCCACCACTCTTCCTTGTCGAGAGAGGTCCGTTTAGATGTCGAGGAGAAGCTGAAGAGGGGAGAACTTCTTTGTGTTGTCAGCTCAACATCCCTTGAACTTGGAATTGACATCGGTACAATTGATCTTGTGATTCTCATCGGATCGCCGAAGAGCGTTAACCGGGCCCTTCAGCGCATAGGTAGGGCCGGTCACAGGCTCCACGATGTGAGCAAGGGCGTCATCATAGCCCTCGACAGGGACGACCTCGTTGAGGTTACGGTTTTAGCGCACAACGCAAGAAACAGGAGGCTAGATAGGGTTAAAATCCCGAAGAACCCTTTAGATGTCCTCGTTCAGCACATCCTTGGAATGGCCATCAACAGGGTCTGGGAGGTCGAGGAGGCCTACCGCCTGGTTAGAAGGGCATACCCATTCCACGAGCTTCCCTTCGAAGACTTCATGAGCGTCCTGAAGTACCTCTCCGGCGGCTACGAAGGTCTTGAGGACAGAAAAGTCTACGCCAAGATATGGCTTGAGGACGGCAGGTTTGGCAAAAGGGGCAGGATGACGAGGGTAATCTACTACATGAACGTTGGCACTATCCCAGACGAGGCGAAGATAAGAGTCTATACCATGGACAAGAACCTTATAGGAACCGTTGAGGAGGAGTTCGCCGAGAGGCTCATGCCCGGTGACGTCTTTGTCCTCGCCGGCAGAACCTACGAGTTCATGAAGAGCAGGGGCAACAGGATTTATGTAATTCCGAGAGAGGGAGCGAAGCCCACCATTCCGGCATGGTTCTCCGAGATGCTGCCCCTGAGCTTTGATTTGGCCCTCGACATACAGAGTTTCAGGAGAGAGGTGAAGGGCATTCTCAACAGAAGGGATGCCGTTAGGAGAGTGATGAGAAAGTACGGAATAGACGAGAGGGCAGCAAAGGCGATAATAGCTTACTTCCGAGAGCAGGCGAGGTATTCGACGGTTCCAGACGACGGGACCCTTCTGGTGGAGGAGGTCGAGAAGGAGAATGCCTACGAGTACTTCTTCCACACGCTGATCGGAAGGAGAGCCAACGACGCCCTCAGCAGGGCATTCGCCTACGCCGTTGGCCGCTGGAAAGGGGTAAATGTCGGTGTCGCCATAAACGACAACGGCTTCCTCTTAAGGGTTCCGAAGGAGGCGAGGCTGAGCGAGGCCGAGATTGGGGATCTCTTCGAGATAGAAGACTTCCGAGCGCTTCTCATTAGGGCCCTGGACAACACCGAACTGCTTAAGAGGCGCTTCAGACACGTCGCCAACCGCGGTCTGCTCATACTTAGGAGGTACGTCGGCAGGAGCAAGCGCCTTGGAAGGCAGCAGGTAATGGCGGTGACTCTGCTCCGGGTCCTCAAGGAGCACTACCCTGACTTTCCGCTCCTCAGGGAAGTTTACCGCGAGATAATTGAGGACAAGATGGACGTTGAAAAGGCCGAACTCTTCCTGGGCTGGGTGAGGAACGGGAAGATCAAGGTCGTCTTCGAGAGGAACGAGCTGCCGAGCCCCTTCTCCTTCAACCTCGAGGCGATAGGTTCGAGCGACGTTGTCCTCATGGAGGACAGGAGGGAGATGATAAAACGCCTTCACAGGAAGATAATGGCCATGATAGGTGGAAAAACCCCTGCGAACTGA
- a CDS encoding metallophosphoesterase, translated as MKVSFLPEKALLLGDTLVIADLHVGFEESMVREGHYVPRLLDELISSLQGLLGREKPKRLIIDGDLKHSFVPFRREMRELRAFFEGISGLVDEIILVRGNHDVGVSWIRGLGVEVVDSLEMGGWKLVHGHKLEEGERFIIGHEHPAIRLRDEVGATIKVPAFLAGEELIVLPAFSPWAYGNDVTREIVSPFLRKFDTSKLRVLVPLEGEILDFGELGSLLDALRRVSSV; from the coding sequence ATGAAGGTTAGCTTCCTCCCCGAGAAGGCCCTCCTGCTCGGGGATACTCTCGTGATAGCCGACCTCCACGTCGGTTTCGAGGAGTCCATGGTGCGGGAGGGCCACTACGTCCCCAGACTCCTGGATGAGTTAATCTCTTCCCTCCAGGGCCTCCTTGGGAGGGAGAAGCCGAAGAGGCTCATCATAGACGGCGACCTCAAGCACTCCTTCGTGCCCTTCAGGAGGGAGATGAGGGAGCTCAGGGCATTCTTTGAGGGGATTAGCGGGCTTGTGGATGAGATAATCCTCGTTAGGGGGAACCACGACGTTGGCGTTTCGTGGATAAGGGGGCTCGGCGTCGAGGTCGTTGACTCCCTTGAAATGGGAGGATGGAAACTCGTGCACGGGCATAAGCTTGAGGAGGGGGAGCGCTTCATAATAGGGCATGAACACCCCGCGATAAGGCTTAGGGATGAGGTTGGGGCAACGATAAAGGTTCCGGCCTTTCTGGCGGGGGAGGAGCTTATAGTCCTTCCAGCTTTCAGCCCCTGGGCCTACGGGAACGACGTGACGAGGGAGATAGTGTCTCCCTTCCTCCGAAAGTTCGATACTTCGAAGCTCAGGGTGTTGGTTCCATTGGAGGGGGAAATTCTAGACTTTGGGGAACTCGGGTCACTACTGGATGCACTACGGCGCGTGAGTTCGGTTTGA
- a CDS encoding tRNA(Met) cytidine acetyltransferase TmcA: MTVKVRFDKEVREYAKGEKVKDSLLKLTESALSQAIERFQRRMIVLQGEGMNKAKLAGILGGAAAGVMASLLPELAERKLRDESEDTVEVLYATDALGEDTFGRKRYEEFRKHFDLLAGEKVNVTAVPFKYTRDILGRTFDLLVLDLSYDFSPNDLGRIIETVRGGGLIFVLTHPFEKWKDMWTGFHKSLVTPPYTIDDVRKRFNRRLIRKFEEHRGIYIVDADRGKATRKPGKYKGQARLPEREAIGVPEEGLFPRELYEMALTRGQVEVLRNMEGIKDGGMVVLTADRGRGKSVSVGIGVIGLASALGKKKFRAVITAPELENVQSLFRFAKKALERLGYKVKVIEEGGLIKELYAKGIGLRYYPPTEGHRKKADVYVLDEAAGIHVPVLHRYIGKERVIYSSTVHGYEGAGRGFSVKFLKRAREKREFREVHLSTPIRYADGDPIERWLFDVLLLDAEPAELTEEDYELIKRKAVFFEEPDLDEWFEGGGEGDLRNFVGIYVLAHYKNRPSDVALLADAPHHEARVLRLENGKIVTALQIAKEGGIPKRVVEKMASGYKPRGNIIPDMMVKHHYAKDFARLKGYRVVRIATHPDAMDRGLGSKALELLEKEAREKGLDWIGSGFGASEELIRFWVRNGFAVVHLSPSRNPVSGEYTAIVIKPLSERAKEIVKRANFEFRIRLLEWLGDTHRDLEPEIARWLFESPFEEAVDYPVYLTEVQKKRLDLFTGKVLTYDTVLDAVKQVVKMYFLDGWMRPYLDERQVKLLIHRVLQNHTWEESADYIKRSTTFTMVELRDITRGLWYYYRHILGKKSGEKSKKGDR, from the coding sequence GTGACCGTCAAGGTCCGCTTTGATAAGGAAGTGAGAGAGTACGCAAAGGGCGAGAAGGTTAAGGATTCACTGTTAAAGCTCACCGAAAGCGCGCTTTCGCAGGCGATTGAGAGGTTTCAGAGGAGGATGATAGTCCTCCAGGGGGAGGGTATGAACAAGGCGAAGCTCGCCGGAATACTCGGCGGCGCCGCCGCCGGCGTGATGGCATCTCTCCTCCCGGAGCTCGCGGAGAGAAAGCTAAGGGACGAGAGCGAAGACACGGTGGAGGTTCTCTACGCCACAGATGCCCTCGGGGAGGACACCTTCGGGAGGAAGCGCTACGAGGAATTCAGGAAGCACTTCGACCTGCTCGCCGGGGAGAAGGTTAACGTCACGGCGGTTCCCTTCAAGTACACGCGCGACATCCTGGGAAGAACCTTCGACCTGCTCGTGCTCGACCTCAGCTACGACTTCTCCCCAAACGACCTCGGGAGGATCATAGAAACCGTCCGCGGGGGCGGCCTGATCTTCGTTCTCACCCACCCATTCGAGAAGTGGAAGGACATGTGGACGGGCTTCCACAAGAGCCTCGTTACGCCCCCCTACACGATAGACGACGTCAGGAAGCGCTTCAACAGGAGGCTGATCCGCAAGTTCGAGGAGCACAGGGGGATATACATCGTGGACGCGGACAGGGGGAAGGCAACCAGAAAGCCGGGCAAGTACAAGGGCCAGGCGAGGCTCCCCGAGAGGGAGGCCATAGGGGTTCCGGAGGAAGGTCTCTTCCCGAGGGAGCTCTACGAGATGGCGCTTACGAGGGGGCAGGTGGAAGTTCTAAGGAACATGGAGGGAATAAAAGACGGGGGAATGGTCGTCCTGACCGCGGATCGAGGAAGGGGTAAGAGCGTTTCCGTGGGGATTGGTGTAATAGGCCTCGCGAGCGCCCTTGGAAAGAAGAAGTTCAGGGCTGTCATAACCGCCCCCGAGCTTGAGAACGTTCAGAGCCTCTTCAGGTTCGCTAAAAAAGCCCTCGAGAGACTTGGATATAAGGTTAAGGTCATTGAGGAAGGGGGCCTCATAAAGGAGCTCTACGCCAAGGGGATAGGTTTGAGGTACTACCCGCCCACGGAGGGCCACAGGAAGAAGGCCGACGTTTACGTGCTCGACGAGGCTGCCGGAATACACGTGCCGGTTCTCCACCGCTACATCGGTAAGGAGCGCGTGATATACTCCTCCACGGTTCACGGTTACGAGGGAGCGGGAAGGGGTTTCTCCGTCAAGTTCCTCAAAAGGGCGAGGGAAAAGAGAGAATTTAGGGAGGTTCACCTCTCAACGCCGATCCGCTACGCCGACGGCGATCCGATAGAGAGGTGGCTGTTCGACGTTCTCCTCCTCGATGCTGAACCAGCTGAGCTGACGGAGGAAGACTACGAGCTCATAAAGCGCAAGGCAGTGTTCTTCGAGGAGCCCGACCTCGACGAGTGGTTCGAGGGAGGCGGTGAGGGCGACCTCAGGAACTTCGTGGGAATCTACGTTCTGGCCCACTACAAGAACCGGCCTAGTGACGTGGCCCTTTTGGCGGATGCACCCCACCACGAGGCGAGGGTTCTCCGCCTCGAGAACGGCAAGATAGTGACCGCCCTCCAGATAGCCAAGGAGGGAGGCATACCCAAGAGGGTCGTCGAGAAGATGGCCTCGGGCTACAAGCCAAGGGGCAACATAATCCCCGACATGATGGTCAAGCACCACTACGCGAAGGACTTCGCCCGGCTCAAGGGCTACCGCGTCGTTAGGATAGCGACCCACCCCGATGCGATGGACCGCGGTCTTGGAAGCAAGGCCCTTGAGCTCCTTGAGAAGGAGGCGAGGGAAAAGGGCCTCGACTGGATTGGCTCCGGCTTCGGGGCGAGCGAGGAGCTGATAAGGTTCTGGGTGAGGAACGGCTTCGCCGTGGTGCACCTAAGCCCGAGCAGGAACCCCGTGAGCGGGGAGTACACTGCGATAGTGATAAAGCCCCTCAGCGAGAGGGCGAAGGAAATAGTCAAGAGGGCGAACTTCGAGTTCAGGATAAGACTTCTCGAGTGGCTGGGCGACACCCACCGCGACCTCGAGCCCGAGATAGCGCGCTGGCTCTTCGAGAGCCCCTTCGAGGAGGCCGTTGACTATCCGGTTTACCTGACGGAGGTCCAAAAGAAGCGCCTCGACCTCTTCACTGGGAAGGTTCTCACCTACGACACCGTCCTGGATGCCGTGAAGCAGGTGGTTAAGATGTACTTCCTCGACGGCTGGATGAGGCCCTATCTCGACGAGAGGCAGGTGAAGCTACTCATCCACCGCGTCCTCCAGAACCACACTTGGGAGGAGAGCGCCGATTACATCAAGCGCTCCACGACCTTCACCATGGTGGAGCTGAGGGACATAACGCGCGGCCTCTGGTACTACTACCGCCACATCCTCGGCAAAAAGTCAGGGGAGAAAAGTAAGAAGGGGGACAGGTAA
- a CDS encoding ABC-2 transporter permease produces the protein MSALKTQILEELRYLTRHLGLNFVLIPFMTAVLYWMASLNPIPAEQVIGSLGISLPILISLFFSTPVAQEKLLGIHELLLSLPLSPSCIVLIRAVASFVLGLVGIIFGGIIGWILTVHLGNPIGVHQIVLGVIMASPLLFSFTSLVILTTFLLHSRYFDIAKGGIGFVAFFAPLYLPKYLGVGLSLSSGLIISGILSATALLVVYGVVRHFGERLGEKMVVV, from the coding sequence ATGAGCGCATTGAAGACACAAATTTTGGAGGAGCTCCGTTACCTCACAAGGCATCTCGGTCTGAATTTTGTTTTAATACCCTTCATGACTGCGGTTCTGTACTGGATGGCAAGCCTGAATCCAATTCCGGCCGAACAGGTCATCGGCAGCCTTGGTATCTCACTACCCATACTCATCTCTCTATTTTTTAGTACTCCCGTTGCCCAGGAAAAACTGCTTGGGATTCATGAACTGCTCCTCAGTCTTCCACTTAGCCCATCCTGTATTGTCCTCATTAGGGCTGTCGCGAGTTTCGTGCTCGGCCTTGTGGGAATAATCTTTGGGGGAATCATAGGCTGGATACTCACAGTTCATTTAGGCAATCCCATAGGCGTGCATCAAATCGTCCTTGGAGTTATTATGGCTAGCCCCCTGCTGTTCAGCTTTACTTCCCTTGTAATCCTTACAACGTTCCTGCTGCATTCGCGGTATTTTGATATAGCAAAAGGCGGTATCGGGTTTGTTGCCTTTTTTGCCCCCTTGTATCTCCCCAAGTACCTCGGTGTGGGGCTTTCGTTGTCATCTGGACTCATAATCTCTGGCATTCTCTCTGCGACGGCTTTGCTGGTGGTGTATGGAGTGGTCAGGCACTTCGGGGAGCGCCTTGGTGAAAAAATGGTGGTTGTTTGA
- a CDS encoding ABC transporter ATP-binding protein, which yields MIEIENLKKSIKGKRVLKGISFEVKPGEIHAYLGHNGAGKTTTFRTILGLLLPDSGRVRVLGANPVENPKVRAQIGYLPEYDLLYPNLSVWDNLKRYAMLKGFYDEKELKELLEMFELREYSRKKASTLSSGTQRRVGIARTFIGKPKVLLLDEPTRGLDPAWRFRFKSLLREYAKKENASVLFSTHILSDVDEMCDRLTVIKGGREVFNGTVSAFRKIAPANRRVIIRAREVERAVKVLNEKGYSPEIVNEYIVVQTAESAEINGLLISNGITVEEIKRREVSLEEVYALLHS from the coding sequence ATGATAGAGATTGAGAATCTTAAAAAGTCCATAAAGGGAAAGAGGGTTCTCAAGGGGATTAGTTTTGAAGTAAAACCCGGAGAAATCCACGCTTATCTTGGCCACAACGGAGCGGGCAAAACTACGACTTTTCGCACCATTCTGGGCCTTTTACTTCCGGATTCTGGTAGGGTTCGCGTTTTAGGGGCAAATCCTGTCGAGAATCCCAAAGTTAGAGCCCAAATAGGATACCTTCCAGAGTATGACTTACTGTATCCTAACCTCTCCGTGTGGGACAATTTAAAGCGCTATGCAATGCTCAAGGGATTTTACGATGAAAAAGAGCTCAAAGAGTTGCTTGAAATGTTTGAACTTCGTGAATATTCCCGGAAAAAGGCATCTACCCTCTCAAGCGGCACGCAGAGGCGGGTGGGGATAGCCAGGACATTCATCGGGAAGCCCAAAGTGCTCCTGCTTGACGAGCCGACCAGGGGGCTTGATCCTGCTTGGAGATTCAGGTTCAAAAGCCTCTTGAGAGAATATGCAAAAAAAGAGAACGCTTCCGTGCTGTTTTCAACACACATCCTGAGCGACGTTGATGAGATGTGCGACAGACTTACGGTGATTAAGGGCGGACGTGAGGTGTTCAATGGCACTGTTTCGGCGTTCCGGAAGATTGCCCCAGCGAACAGAAGAGTCATTATAAGGGCCAGAGAAGTCGAAAGAGCAGTGAAAGTGTTGAATGAAAAAGGCTATTCTCCAGAGATAGTCAATGAGTACATAGTCGTCCAGACCGCGGAGTCGGCTGAAATCAACGGATTGCTGATAAGTAATGGAATAACAGTGGAGGAAATAAAACGCAGAGAAGTTAGTTTGGAAGAAGTCTACGCCCTTCTGCATAGTTGA